Proteins encoded in a region of the Haloglomus salinum genome:
- a CDS encoding CPBP family intramembrane glutamic endopeptidase, translating to MSPRLPEPLGWLLDRVVWLGWNRAERRPRLPIRLALAVVLLALLGRGAVAVGRFLTDGAGGTALASALPGSEVGPLVRVAAALVSVATVALAVGIAAVGLDRRRLSDLGFHVDREWWIDCAFGSALGVALMAGIVLVGVAAGWFRVTDTLYASPGASFLVLGATLLVTFAGVSITEELAVRGYLLTNLAEGLRIGPVTGRTALAVAVLLTSGLFGLLHAANPNATLASTATIAFAGVFLAAGYVLSGELDIPLGLHFSWNYAQGVLFGFPVSGVRVGVALVRTRETGPDLVTGGRFGPEAGLLGVAAILLGIVAIAGWVRARTGRLGLAPEVWTPDLRWRER from the coding sequence GTGTCCCCCAGGCTCCCCGAACCGCTCGGCTGGCTCCTCGACCGCGTGGTCTGGCTCGGCTGGAACCGGGCGGAGCGGCGCCCCCGACTCCCCATCCGGCTCGCGCTCGCGGTGGTCCTGCTCGCCCTCCTCGGTCGCGGGGCGGTCGCGGTGGGCCGGTTCCTCACCGACGGCGCCGGCGGGACTGCGCTGGCGTCGGCGCTCCCGGGGTCGGAGGTCGGCCCGCTCGTCCGTGTGGCCGCCGCGCTGGTCTCGGTCGCCACGGTCGCACTCGCGGTCGGCATCGCGGCTGTCGGCCTCGACCGGCGCCGGCTCTCGGACCTCGGGTTCCACGTCGACCGCGAGTGGTGGATCGACTGCGCGTTCGGCTCCGCGCTCGGTGTCGCGCTCATGGCGGGCATCGTTCTCGTGGGCGTCGCCGCGGGGTGGTTCCGGGTGACCGACACCCTCTACGCCTCGCCCGGGGCCTCCTTCCTCGTCCTCGGCGCGACGCTGCTGGTCACCTTCGCCGGCGTCTCCATCACCGAGGAACTCGCTGTCCGGGGCTACCTGCTCACGAACCTCGCCGAGGGGCTCCGTATCGGCCCTGTCACCGGGCGTACCGCGCTCGCGGTGGCCGTCCTCCTGACCTCGGGGCTGTTCGGCCTGCTCCACGCCGCCAATCCGAACGCGACGCTGGCGAGCACGGCCACCATCGCGTTCGCGGGCGTGTTCCTCGCGGCCGGCTACGTCCTCAGCGGGGAGCTGGACATCCCGCTGGGCCTGCACTTCTCGTGGAACTACGCCCAGGGGGTCCTGTTCGGCTTCCCGGTCAGCGGTGTCCGGGTCGGGGTCGCGCTCGTCCGCACGCGCGAGACGGGGCCCGACCTCGTGACCGGCGGGCGGTTCGGCCCGGAGGCGGGCCTGCTGGGCGTGGCGGCCATCCTGCTCGGAATCGTGGCCATCGCGGGGTGGGTCCGGGCACGGACGGGCCGACTCGGGCTGGCTCCCGAGGTGTGGACCCCGGACCTGCGGTGGCGCGAGCGGTGA
- a CDS encoding lysylphosphatidylglycerol synthase transmembrane domain-containing protein: MTGEGRQFVEFATRETLAKTGIGFLVAVVFLYLVAVGLGVEKVSQALAGAEWEWVALGCLSTAFCLAAWGKAWQIVLQVVGIDVPYRRLVVTYFAATFANYVTPLGQAGGEPFIAYVLSRDTDASYEDSLASVVTADLLNLLPFFSFAAVGLGVLLTRPSLPAATRPLAFGLFGMAVGIPALTGAGWFWRERVRSGILRLVAPVAKRTSRVSVAGAAERLDDLYAAFGRVAQDPRALVKAVGFAYVGWVFFALPLYCAGQALGVDISPLTVLFVVPASTLAGMVPTPGGLGGVEAALVALLVAVAIESAALALAIALVYRVVSYWFALGVGGTAALTVVKRA; the protein is encoded by the coding sequence ATGACGGGCGAGGGGCGCCAGTTCGTGGAGTTCGCCACCCGCGAGACGCTGGCCAAGACCGGCATCGGCTTCCTGGTGGCGGTCGTCTTCCTCTACCTCGTGGCTGTCGGCCTCGGCGTCGAGAAGGTGTCGCAGGCGCTGGCCGGCGCCGAGTGGGAGTGGGTCGCGCTGGGCTGTCTGTCGACGGCGTTCTGTCTCGCCGCGTGGGGGAAGGCCTGGCAGATCGTCCTCCAGGTGGTCGGCATCGACGTGCCGTACCGCCGGCTCGTCGTGACGTATTTCGCGGCCACGTTCGCCAACTACGTCACGCCGCTGGGACAGGCCGGCGGCGAGCCGTTCATCGCGTACGTCCTCTCGCGGGACACGGACGCGAGCTACGAGGACTCGCTGGCGTCGGTCGTGACGGCGGACCTGCTCAACCTGCTGCCCTTCTTCAGCTTCGCGGCCGTCGGCCTGGGCGTGCTGCTGACACGGCCGTCGCTCCCGGCGGCGACGCGACCGCTCGCCTTCGGCCTGTTCGGGATGGCCGTTGGCATCCCCGCGCTCACGGGTGCGGGCTGGTTCTGGCGCGAGCGCGTCCGGAGCGGCATCCTCCGGCTGGTCGCGCCGGTCGCGAAGCGGACCAGCCGCGTCAGCGTCGCGGGCGCCGCCGAGCGCCTCGACGACCTGTACGCCGCGTTCGGCCGGGTCGCCCAGGACCCGCGCGCGCTGGTGAAGGCGGTCGGCTTCGCCTACGTCGGCTGGGTGTTCTTCGCCCTCCCCCTGTACTGTGCCGGGCAGGCGCTCGGCGTCGACATCAGTCCGCTGACGGTGCTGTTCGTCGTCCCCGCCTCGACGCTGGCCGGGATGGTCCCCACGCCCGGCGGGCTAGGCGGCGTGGAGGCCGCCCTGGTGGCGCTGCTGGTCGCCGTGGCCATCGAGTCGGCCGCACTCGCGCTCGCCATCGCGCTGGTCTACCGCGTGGTGTCGTACTGGTTCGCCCTCGGTGTCGGCGGGACGGCGGCGCTGACGGTCGTGAAACGTGCCTGA
- a CDS encoding DsbA family oxidoreductase has protein sequence MTDAITVYSDYVCPFCYLGRESLSRYQAGREESLEIDWHPFDLRSNKRRPDGSIDHSVDDGKDDEYFEQAKENVRRLQERYDVEMTLETAMEVDSLPAQLVSYRVKQAEPYETWLALDEALLAALWTDGRDIGDADVLVDIAEEVGLDAAVVHEALADEDLRAALTERFDAARETGVTGVPTFTYEGYAARGAVPPEQLERLVEGT, from the coding sequence GTGACCGACGCTATCACCGTCTACTCCGACTACGTCTGCCCGTTCTGCTACCTCGGCCGCGAGTCGCTGTCGCGCTACCAGGCCGGCCGCGAGGAGTCACTCGAGATCGACTGGCACCCGTTCGACCTCCGGTCGAACAAGCGCCGCCCCGACGGCAGCATCGACCACTCCGTCGACGACGGGAAGGACGACGAGTACTTCGAGCAGGCCAAGGAGAACGTCCGGCGCCTGCAGGAGCGCTACGACGTGGAGATGACCCTCGAGACCGCGATGGAGGTGGACTCCCTCCCGGCGCAACTGGTCTCCTACCGCGTGAAGCAGGCCGAACCGTACGAGACCTGGCTCGCGCTGGACGAGGCGCTCCTGGCAGCACTCTGGACGGATGGCCGTGACATCGGCGACGCGGACGTGCTCGTCGACATCGCCGAGGAGGTGGGCCTCGACGCCGCGGTCGTCCACGAGGCGCTCGCCGACGAGGACCTCCGCGCGGCGCTGACCGAACGGTTCGACGCGGCACGGGAGACGGGCGTCACGGGCGTCCCGACGTTCACGTACGAGGGGTACGCGGCCCGCGGTGCCGTGCCACCCGAACAGCTGGAGCGGCTGGTCGAGGGCACCTGA
- a CDS encoding ABC transporter ATP-binding protein, with protein sequence MTGDEGEPAVRTEGLAKHYGDVTALDDLSLTVPRGELFGFLGPNGAGKSTTINILTGQLVPDEGTAEVVGIDPVAEPVRAREAVGILPENGRPPSFLTVREYFEFVAATRDLDDAAVQPRVDAWADRLEFEHKLDTLCTDLSQGERQKVLITQAFLHEPDVVFIDEPLTNLDPIMQERVKRFFREYRADGNTLFLSTHFIGTAEEVCTQVGIINRGRLLAEIDPRELGAEESLLDRFFAAVDADSKEGAEIGEGLATDAADPAAMAEEEAVEAETDGGEASDAGRGPSDGRSDGGDPGYGGTGDR encoded by the coding sequence ATGACCGGTGACGAGGGGGAACCAGCGGTACGGACCGAGGGACTCGCAAAGCACTACGGGGACGTGACGGCGCTGGACGACCTGTCGCTGACCGTCCCGCGGGGGGAGCTGTTCGGCTTCCTCGGTCCGAACGGGGCGGGGAAGTCGACGACCATCAACATCCTGACCGGGCAGCTCGTGCCCGACGAGGGGACCGCCGAGGTGGTAGGCATCGACCCCGTCGCGGAGCCGGTCCGGGCGCGCGAGGCGGTGGGTATCCTGCCGGAGAACGGTCGGCCGCCCTCCTTCCTCACCGTCCGTGAGTACTTCGAGTTCGTCGCGGCCACCCGCGACCTCGACGACGCGGCGGTCCAGCCCCGCGTGGACGCGTGGGCCGACCGGCTGGAGTTCGAGCACAAGCTCGACACGCTCTGTACGGACCTCTCGCAGGGCGAACGCCAGAAGGTACTCATCACGCAGGCGTTCCTCCACGAGCCCGACGTCGTGTTCATCGACGAGCCGCTGACGAACCTCGACCCCATCATGCAGGAGCGGGTGAAGCGGTTCTTCCGGGAGTACCGCGCCGACGGCAACACGCTGTTCCTCTCGACGCACTTCATCGGGACCGCCGAGGAGGTCTGCACGCAGGTCGGCATCATCAACCGCGGCCGGCTGCTCGCCGAGATCGACCCGCGCGAACTCGGGGCCGAGGAGAGCCTTCTGGACCGCTTCTTCGCCGCGGTCGACGCCGACTCGAAGGAAGGGGCCGAAATCGGCGAGGGGCTGGCGACCGACGCCGCCGACCCCGCGGCGATGGCCGAAGAGGAGGCCGTCGAGGCCGAGACGGACGGCGGCGAGGCGAGTGACGCGGGACGTGGGCCGTCGGACGGCCGGTCCGACGGCGGCGACCCCGGATACGGGGGGACGGGGGACCGGTAG
- a CDS encoding thioredoxin family protein → MSDTATADSPTHLDDEAALDAFLADHDRALVEFYTDGCSICASMEPVLGNVARATDVAVALVNPRDDPPLVERFAVQSVPLLVYFEDGEPVARKAEGFVGADDVLAFVDAADE, encoded by the coding sequence ATGAGCGACACGGCGACCGCCGACAGCCCGACACATCTCGACGACGAGGCCGCGCTGGATGCCTTCCTCGCCGACCACGACCGCGCGCTGGTCGAGTTCTACACGGATGGCTGCTCGATATGCGCGTCGATGGAACCCGTCCTGGGGAACGTCGCCCGCGCGACGGACGTGGCGGTGGCGCTGGTGAACCCGCGCGACGACCCGCCGCTGGTCGAGCGGTTCGCCGTGCAGAGCGTCCCGCTGCTGGTCTACTTCGAGGACGGGGAGCCGGTCGCCCGGAAGGCCGAGGGGTTCGTCGGGGCCGACGACGTGCTGGCGTTCGTCGACGCGGCCGACGAGTGA
- a CDS encoding glutathione S-transferase family protein: MVNMFVDGEWRTDTYEFSDEEGEFDRQPTTFRDALGEEFPVESDRYHLYISRACPWAHGAAMVRSLLGLEDAITMDIVDPYRDEKGWQFTPEKDDCTTDRINGFDYLGEAYVEADPSYTGRVTVPVLWDTQEETIVNNESIEIMRMLATEMTDVGNGVDLYPADIREEVDEVVDAIYDPINNGVYRAGFAGTQEAYETAISELFDALDHWDDVLADQRYLAADGERLTLADLRMFATLVRFDQVYHTHFKCNRQLIEQYDNLWPYVRDIYQTPGIAETVNMAHIKEHYYTTHTDINPTAFVAVGPDLDFTAAHDRDELPGGPPEELVAGAASAD; this comes from the coding sequence ATGGTCAACATGTTCGTCGACGGCGAGTGGCGCACCGACACGTACGAGTTCAGCGACGAGGAGGGCGAGTTCGACCGGCAGCCGACGACCTTCCGGGACGCGCTCGGCGAGGAGTTCCCCGTCGAGAGCGACCGCTATCACCTCTATATCTCCCGGGCCTGCCCCTGGGCCCACGGCGCGGCGATGGTCCGGTCGCTGCTGGGGCTGGAGGACGCCATCACCATGGACATCGTCGACCCGTACCGCGACGAGAAGGGGTGGCAGTTCACCCCCGAGAAGGACGACTGCACGACCGACCGCATCAACGGCTTCGACTATCTCGGCGAGGCCTACGTCGAGGCCGACCCCTCGTACACCGGCCGGGTGACCGTCCCGGTACTATGGGATACGCAGGAGGAGACCATCGTCAACAACGAGTCCATCGAGATCATGCGGATGCTCGCCACCGAGATGACGGACGTGGGCAACGGTGTCGACCTCTACCCCGCCGACATCCGCGAGGAGGTCGACGAGGTCGTCGACGCCATCTACGACCCCATCAACAACGGCGTCTACCGAGCCGGATTCGCGGGCACGCAGGAGGCCTACGAGACCGCCATTTCCGAGCTGTTCGACGCACTCGACCACTGGGACGACGTGCTCGCGGACCAGCGCTACCTCGCGGCCGACGGCGAACGCCTGACGCTGGCTGATCTCCGGATGTTCGCGACGCTCGTCCGCTTCGACCAGGTGTACCACACCCACTTCAAGTGCAACAGGCAGCTCATCGAGCAGTACGACAACCTCTGGCCGTACGTGCGCGACATCTACCAGACGCCGGGTATCGCGGAGACGGTCAACATGGCCCACATCAAGGAGCACTACTACACGACCCACACGGACATCAACCCGACCGCGTTCGTCGCGGTCGGGCCCGACCTCGACTTCACGGCCGCCCACGACCGCGACGAGCTGCCCGGCGGGCCGCCGGAGGAACTGGTGGCCGGCGCCGCGAGCGCGGACTAG
- the thiD gene encoding bifunctional hydroxymethylpyrimidine kinase/phosphomethylpyrimidine kinase, with product MSTRRPAPVERPVVLTIAGSDSGGGAGIQADLKTIEACGGFGTSAVTAVTAQNTTGVHGTHVLPVEEVKAQLDAVLADFDVAAVKTGMLATTEVVETVTRYVEDLDCPLVVDPVMVAASGDRLLAPEAEDAYEALVGAATLVTPNADEAAVLTDVDVADEAGARLAGQRLLTWGAEGALVKGGHIPGKEVLDTLVTADYIETARHPRIDTEATHGSGCTLASAAATHLAHGEPLREAVGESVDLLERAVRYHHDVGEGPGAVHHLVDVRNAAARDPTAERVQDVVDWFVDRDVSPLVPEVGMNVVGATPYAEVPEETAAVEGRITRTLSGVQPNRGVRFGASSHVARFLLAAREYVPEVRWAVNCRFTDDVEAALSTLDGPVAEYDRDAQPEDVAEIEESTMQWGARQVFGSLDGDEARPVVVLDRGAHGKEPIAKFVGTDARRVAERVVSVVETLESGESE from the coding sequence ATGAGTACGCGACGCCCCGCACCCGTCGAGCGGCCGGTGGTCCTCACCATCGCGGGTTCGGATTCCGGCGGCGGCGCCGGCATCCAGGCCGACCTGAAGACCATCGAGGCCTGCGGCGGCTTCGGCACCTCCGCGGTGACGGCCGTCACCGCGCAGAACACGACCGGCGTCCACGGCACCCACGTCCTCCCCGTCGAGGAGGTCAAGGCGCAGCTGGACGCCGTCCTCGCGGACTTCGACGTGGCCGCAGTCAAGACGGGGATGCTCGCGACCACCGAGGTCGTCGAGACCGTCACGCGCTACGTCGAGGACCTGGACTGCCCGCTCGTCGTGGACCCGGTGATGGTCGCGGCGTCGGGCGACCGCCTGCTCGCCCCAGAGGCCGAGGACGCCTACGAGGCCCTCGTCGGAGCGGCGACGCTCGTCACGCCGAACGCCGACGAGGCCGCGGTGCTGACCGACGTGGACGTCGCGGACGAGGCCGGCGCGCGCCTCGCCGGCCAGCGCCTCCTCACGTGGGGCGCCGAGGGCGCGCTCGTCAAGGGGGGACACATCCCCGGCAAGGAGGTGCTGGACACGCTCGTCACCGCCGACTACATCGAGACGGCCCGGCACCCGCGCATCGACACCGAGGCGACCCACGGGTCGGGCTGTACGCTCGCCTCGGCGGCGGCCACGCATCTCGCACACGGCGAACCGCTCCGCGAGGCCGTCGGCGAGAGCGTCGACCTGCTGGAGCGGGCGGTGCGCTACCACCACGACGTGGGCGAGGGGCCCGGCGCCGTCCACCACCTCGTCGACGTACGCAACGCGGCCGCACGCGACCCGACCGCCGAACGGGTGCAGGACGTGGTGGACTGGTTCGTCGACCGGGACGTGTCGCCGCTCGTTCCCGAGGTGGGCATGAACGTCGTGGGTGCGACACCCTACGCCGAGGTGCCCGAGGAGACGGCTGCCGTCGAGGGGCGCATCACCCGCACCCTGTCGGGCGTCCAGCCCAACCGGGGCGTGCGCTTCGGCGCGTCCAGCCACGTGGCCCGCTTCCTGCTCGCCGCCCGGGAGTACGTTCCCGAGGTGCGCTGGGCGGTCAACTGCCGGTTCACGGACGACGTGGAGGCCGCCCTCTCGACGCTGGACGGACCTGTCGCGGAGTACGACCGCGACGCCCAGCCCGAGGACGTGGCCGAAATCGAGGAGTCGACGATGCAGTGGGGCGCGCGGCAGGTGTTCGGCTCGCTGGACGGAGATGAGGCGCGGCCGGTCGTGGTGCTGGACCGGGGCGCCCACGGGAAAGAGCCCATCGCGAAGTTCGTCGGGACGGACGCGCGGCGGGTGGCCGAGCGCGTGGTGAGCGTGGTCGAGACACTGGAATCCGGCGAGAGCGAATAG
- a CDS encoding 1-aminocyclopropane-1-carboxylate deaminase/D-cysteine desulfhydrase, with the protein MSDPYPVSVPEPPTDLVRGPTRLDTLDLSETDGHDAEAFVKRDDRTGGPAQGNKLRKLEYLLGDAADAGADVLVTGGGVQSNHCRATAVVAAERGLDCHLVLLGEEPEEPDGNLLLSRVAGADVEYCPWTEFSGDLDNELGEAADRLREAGCDPFVVPLGGSTARGSLGYVRAYAECRRQAAGHADADVAAGDAPVDSIHVATGSGGTLAGLVAGALLAGDDTDVVGVDVTPYGATYLEQVVTDLVHGVGEELDHAFDDAAVERAVTVRSGYVGPGYGEPAEADAEAIVAAGRDVGLVLDPTYTGKAFRAFREHLADADAGRHLFVHTGGSYGLFPKREAVGAALERAEREDGR; encoded by the coding sequence ATGAGCGACCCCTATCCGGTGTCGGTGCCCGAGCCCCCGACCGACCTCGTCCGGGGGCCGACCCGCCTCGACACCCTCGACCTGTCCGAGACCGACGGGCACGACGCCGAAGCGTTCGTCAAGCGCGACGACCGGACCGGCGGCCCCGCACAGGGGAACAAGCTCCGCAAGCTGGAGTACCTCCTCGGCGACGCCGCGGACGCCGGCGCGGACGTACTCGTGACCGGCGGGGGCGTGCAGTCGAACCACTGCCGGGCGACGGCCGTCGTCGCCGCCGAGCGCGGGCTGGACTGTCACCTCGTCCTGCTGGGCGAGGAGCCCGAGGAGCCCGACGGGAACCTGCTGCTCTCGCGGGTGGCCGGGGCCGACGTGGAGTACTGCCCGTGGACGGAGTTCAGCGGCGACCTCGACAACGAACTCGGCGAGGCGGCCGACCGACTCCGGGAGGCGGGCTGCGACCCGTTCGTCGTGCCGCTGGGCGGCTCCACCGCCCGGGGCTCGCTGGGGTACGTCCGGGCGTACGCAGAGTGCCGGCGGCAGGCCGCGGGACACGCAGACGCGGACGTGGCGGCCGGCGACGCCCCGGTCGACAGTATCCACGTCGCCACCGGTTCCGGCGGGACGCTCGCTGGGCTCGTGGCGGGGGCGCTGCTCGCGGGCGACGACACCGACGTCGTGGGCGTCGACGTGACCCCGTACGGCGCGACGTACCTCGAGCAGGTCGTGACCGACCTCGTCCACGGCGTCGGCGAGGAACTGGACCACGCATTCGACGACGCGGCGGTCGAGCGGGCCGTCACCGTCCGGTCGGGTTACGTCGGGCCTGGGTACGGCGAACCGGCCGAGGCGGACGCCGAGGCCATCGTCGCCGCCGGACGCGACGTCGGGCTGGTGCTGGACCCGACGTACACGGGCAAGGCGTTCCGGGCGTTCCGCGAGCACCTCGCCGACGCCGACGCGGGTCGGCACCTGTTCGTCCACACCGGCGGCTCGTACGGGCTGTTCCCGAAACGCGAGGCGGTGGGCGCGGCGCTCGAGCGGGCCGAGCGGGAGGACGGACGCTGA